The following are encoded in a window of Rhizobium sp. WYJ-E13 genomic DNA:
- a CDS encoding carboxymuconolactone decarboxylase family protein has product MAFIHTPDASASKKTASMYASAEASYGYLPNMYRAFGHRPEVMENWGTLLASIRGHMSQRRYELVTLAAARELKSSYCMLAHGSALLRDGFTNESLSAVAGGSEKAPIDAVERAIMDFAAKVARDATSVTQQDIDGLKRHGLDDAEIFDVTAAAAARCFFSKMLDALGAAPDHAYAERLDPKLRQNLAIGRPIEGLNSGHS; this is encoded by the coding sequence ATGGCCTTCATTCATACCCCCGATGCATCCGCCAGCAAGAAGACGGCTTCGATGTACGCCTCGGCCGAAGCGAGCTACGGCTATCTGCCGAACATGTACCGAGCCTTCGGCCATCGGCCTGAAGTGATGGAAAACTGGGGGACGCTGCTTGCCAGCATTCGCGGCCATATGAGCCAGCGGCGTTATGAACTGGTCACGCTGGCGGCAGCCAGGGAGCTCAAGTCATCCTATTGCATGCTGGCCCATGGTTCCGCACTGCTGCGCGACGGTTTTACCAATGAAAGCCTTTCGGCAGTGGCCGGTGGCAGCGAGAAAGCGCCCATTGATGCCGTCGAGCGGGCGATCATGGATTTTGCTGCCAAGGTGGCACGCGATGCGACCTCAGTGACGCAGCAGGACATCGATGGCTTGAAGCGGCATGGACTTGATGACGCAGAGATCTTCGATGTCACAGCGGCAGCCGCCGCGCGCTGCTTCTTCTCCAAGATGCTGGATGCGCTGGGTGCCGCGCCCGATCATGCCTATGCCGAGCGGCTAGATCCCAAGCTGCGTCAGAATCTCGCCATCGGCCGGCCGATCGAGGGGCTGAATTCGGGCCACTCGTAA